Proteins encoded within one genomic window of Rhododendron vialii isolate Sample 1 chromosome 1a, ASM3025357v1:
- the LOC131320225 gene encoding protein XRI1 isoform X3, whose amino-acid sequence MWDCYREEFCIQKEANIEIPPCLLDGVSQNGEDLSYMFDETTPIKACGDLAYHVADVNMTKELQHCRETSSQGKRRRMLQFDNEVLGSPFCNEEISSVFLKSKEREDSLDEGQGFDMSQWVSGFAADTPGSSCEGLDQSSEGWLADCFNDIEMHCSPDDMNLSGASDITIDTSEYCNTPPEYEAVVAQERPTRTRRNVVFKGKKSYMRTPSKLASSVAYPFAFIKPCGAHGDVTLKDINQRIRTPPPLKPKHRNEDPSASYPTSAFSGKPVVGKTKIHTEGGKGSITIMRTKG is encoded by the exons ATGTGGGACTGTTACAGAGAGGAGTTTTGTATCCAGAAGGAAGCCAACATTG AAATACCTCCATGCCTATTGGATGGAGTTAGCCAGAATGGAGAAGATCTTTCCTACATGTTTGATGAAACAACACCCATCAAGGCATGTGGGGATTTGGCTTACCATGTTGCGGACG TGAACATGACCAAGGAATTACAGCATTGCAGAGAGACTTCTTCTCAAGGGAAGAGACGCCGAATGCTGCAGTTTGACAATGAGGTTTTGGGTTCCCCGTTTTGTAACGAGGAGATATCATCTGTCTTCTTAAAATCCAAG GAAAGGGAGGATTCACTTGACGAAGGCCAGGGCTTTGATATGTCGCAGTGGGTGTCTGGGTTTGCAG CAGATACACCTGGATCCAGTTGTGAGGGCCTGGATCAGTCATCTGAGGGGTGGTTAGCTGATTGCTTCAATGATATTGAGATGCATTGCAGCCCTGATGATAT GAATCTGTCTGGGGCATCGGATATTACAATTGATACTTCAG AGTACTGCAACACCCCACCTGAATATGAAGCTGTTGTGGCTCAAGAGCGTCCTACTCGAACTCGTCGAAATGTTGTTTTTAAAG GAAAGAAGTCGTACATGCGAACTCCATCAAAGTTGGCTTCTTCTGTTGCTTATCCATTTGCCTTCATTAAACCTTGTGGTGCCCATGGGGATGTAACTCTAAAGGACATAAACCAGCGGATACGCACTCCACCACCCTTGAAACCAAAGCACAGGAACGAAGATCCTTCTGCCTCATATCCCACCTCAGCATTTTCTGGGAAGCCTGTCGTTGGGAAAACTAAAATTCACACTGAGGGAGGAAAAGGCAGCATCACAATCATGAGAACCAAAGGCTAA
- the LOC131320225 gene encoding protein XRI1 isoform X1 codes for MWDCYREEFCIQKEANIEIPPCLLDGVSQNGEDLSYMFDETTPIKACGDLAYHVADGVNMTKELQHCRETSSQGKRRRMLQFDNEVLGSPFCNEEISSVFLKSKEREDSLDEGQGFDMSQWVSGFAADTPGSSCEGLDQSSEGWLADCFNDIEMHCSPDDMNLSGASDITIDTSEYCNTPPEYEAVVAQERPTRTRRNVVFKGKKSYMRTPSKLASSVAYPFAFIKPCGAHGDVTLKDINQRIRTPPPLKPKHRNEDPSASYPTSAFSGKPVVGKTKIHTEGGKGSITIMRTKG; via the exons ATGTGGGACTGTTACAGAGAGGAGTTTTGTATCCAGAAGGAAGCCAACATTG AAATACCTCCATGCCTATTGGATGGAGTTAGCCAGAATGGAGAAGATCTTTCCTACATGTTTGATGAAACAACACCCATCAAGGCATGTGGGGATTTGGCTTACCATGTTGCGGACGGTG TGAACATGACCAAGGAATTACAGCATTGCAGAGAGACTTCTTCTCAAGGGAAGAGACGCCGAATGCTGCAGTTTGACAATGAGGTTTTGGGTTCCCCGTTTTGTAACGAGGAGATATCATCTGTCTTCTTAAAATCCAAG GAAAGGGAGGATTCACTTGACGAAGGCCAGGGCTTTGATATGTCGCAGTGGGTGTCTGGGTTTGCAG CAGATACACCTGGATCCAGTTGTGAGGGCCTGGATCAGTCATCTGAGGGGTGGTTAGCTGATTGCTTCAATGATATTGAGATGCATTGCAGCCCTGATGATAT GAATCTGTCTGGGGCATCGGATATTACAATTGATACTTCAG AGTACTGCAACACCCCACCTGAATATGAAGCTGTTGTGGCTCAAGAGCGTCCTACTCGAACTCGTCGAAATGTTGTTTTTAAAG GAAAGAAGTCGTACATGCGAACTCCATCAAAGTTGGCTTCTTCTGTTGCTTATCCATTTGCCTTCATTAAACCTTGTGGTGCCCATGGGGATGTAACTCTAAAGGACATAAACCAGCGGATACGCACTCCACCACCCTTGAAACCAAAGCACAGGAACGAAGATCCTTCTGCCTCATATCCCACCTCAGCATTTTCTGGGAAGCCTGTCGTTGGGAAAACTAAAATTCACACTGAGGGAGGAAAAGGCAGCATCACAATCATGAGAACCAAAGGCTAA
- the LOC131320225 gene encoding protein XRI1 isoform X4, producing the protein MWDCYREEFCIQKEANIEIPPCLLDGVSQNGEDLSYMFDETTPIKACGDLAYHVADVNMTKELQHCRETSSQGKRRRMLQFDNEVLGSPFCNEEISSVFLKSKEREDSLDEGQGFDMSQWVSGFADTPGSSCEGLDQSSEGWLADCFNDIEMHCSPDDMNLSGASDITIDTSEYCNTPPEYEAVVAQERPTRTRRNVVFKGKKSYMRTPSKLASSVAYPFAFIKPCGAHGDVTLKDINQRIRTPPPLKPKHRNEDPSASYPTSAFSGKPVVGKTKIHTEGGKGSITIMRTKG; encoded by the exons ATGTGGGACTGTTACAGAGAGGAGTTTTGTATCCAGAAGGAAGCCAACATTG AAATACCTCCATGCCTATTGGATGGAGTTAGCCAGAATGGAGAAGATCTTTCCTACATGTTTGATGAAACAACACCCATCAAGGCATGTGGGGATTTGGCTTACCATGTTGCGGACG TGAACATGACCAAGGAATTACAGCATTGCAGAGAGACTTCTTCTCAAGGGAAGAGACGCCGAATGCTGCAGTTTGACAATGAGGTTTTGGGTTCCCCGTTTTGTAACGAGGAGATATCATCTGTCTTCTTAAAATCCAAG GAAAGGGAGGATTCACTTGACGAAGGCCAGGGCTTTGATATGTCGCAGTGGGTGTCTGGGTTTGCAG ATACACCTGGATCCAGTTGTGAGGGCCTGGATCAGTCATCTGAGGGGTGGTTAGCTGATTGCTTCAATGATATTGAGATGCATTGCAGCCCTGATGATAT GAATCTGTCTGGGGCATCGGATATTACAATTGATACTTCAG AGTACTGCAACACCCCACCTGAATATGAAGCTGTTGTGGCTCAAGAGCGTCCTACTCGAACTCGTCGAAATGTTGTTTTTAAAG GAAAGAAGTCGTACATGCGAACTCCATCAAAGTTGGCTTCTTCTGTTGCTTATCCATTTGCCTTCATTAAACCTTGTGGTGCCCATGGGGATGTAACTCTAAAGGACATAAACCAGCGGATACGCACTCCACCACCCTTGAAACCAAAGCACAGGAACGAAGATCCTTCTGCCTCATATCCCACCTCAGCATTTTCTGGGAAGCCTGTCGTTGGGAAAACTAAAATTCACACTGAGGGAGGAAAAGGCAGCATCACAATCATGAGAACCAAAGGCTAA
- the LOC131320225 gene encoding protein XRI1 isoform X2, with the protein MWDCYREEFCIQKEANIEIPPCLLDGVSQNGEDLSYMFDETTPIKACGDLAYHVADGVNMTKELQHCRETSSQGKRRRMLQFDNEVLGSPFCNEEISSVFLKSKEREDSLDEGQGFDMSQWVSGFADTPGSSCEGLDQSSEGWLADCFNDIEMHCSPDDMNLSGASDITIDTSEYCNTPPEYEAVVAQERPTRTRRNVVFKGKKSYMRTPSKLASSVAYPFAFIKPCGAHGDVTLKDINQRIRTPPPLKPKHRNEDPSASYPTSAFSGKPVVGKTKIHTEGGKGSITIMRTKG; encoded by the exons ATGTGGGACTGTTACAGAGAGGAGTTTTGTATCCAGAAGGAAGCCAACATTG AAATACCTCCATGCCTATTGGATGGAGTTAGCCAGAATGGAGAAGATCTTTCCTACATGTTTGATGAAACAACACCCATCAAGGCATGTGGGGATTTGGCTTACCATGTTGCGGACGGTG TGAACATGACCAAGGAATTACAGCATTGCAGAGAGACTTCTTCTCAAGGGAAGAGACGCCGAATGCTGCAGTTTGACAATGAGGTTTTGGGTTCCCCGTTTTGTAACGAGGAGATATCATCTGTCTTCTTAAAATCCAAG GAAAGGGAGGATTCACTTGACGAAGGCCAGGGCTTTGATATGTCGCAGTGGGTGTCTGGGTTTGCAG ATACACCTGGATCCAGTTGTGAGGGCCTGGATCAGTCATCTGAGGGGTGGTTAGCTGATTGCTTCAATGATATTGAGATGCATTGCAGCCCTGATGATAT GAATCTGTCTGGGGCATCGGATATTACAATTGATACTTCAG AGTACTGCAACACCCCACCTGAATATGAAGCTGTTGTGGCTCAAGAGCGTCCTACTCGAACTCGTCGAAATGTTGTTTTTAAAG GAAAGAAGTCGTACATGCGAACTCCATCAAAGTTGGCTTCTTCTGTTGCTTATCCATTTGCCTTCATTAAACCTTGTGGTGCCCATGGGGATGTAACTCTAAAGGACATAAACCAGCGGATACGCACTCCACCACCCTTGAAACCAAAGCACAGGAACGAAGATCCTTCTGCCTCATATCCCACCTCAGCATTTTCTGGGAAGCCTGTCGTTGGGAAAACTAAAATTCACACTGAGGGAGGAAAAGGCAGCATCACAATCATGAGAACCAAAGGCTAA